In Flammeovirgaceae bacterium 311, one DNA window encodes the following:
- a CDS encoding DegT/DnrJ/EryC1/StrS aminotransferase (COG0399 Predicted pyridoxal phosphate-dependent enzyme apparently involved in regulation of cell wall biogenesis), giving the protein MNDKIWLSSPHMGENELKNIKEAFHDNWIAPLGPHVNGFEQDIADYLGEGVYAAALSSGTAALHLALVILGVEAGDEVLCQSLTFSASANPIAYQGATPIFVDSEEKSWNISPEHLEFAIKDRIQKGKKPKAIIVVHLYGMPAQMDRIMEIADKFEIPVVEDAAEALGASFKGRKLGTFGAISILSFNGNKIITTSGGGALVSQHERYVMRARFLATQARDAAPHYQHSNIGYNYRMSNICAGIGRGQMDVLEERVAKRRSNYAFYKISLSGYDSIHFLEEPGEEYFSNRWLTTILVDETGGFSREDLRLGLEKDNIESRPLWKPMHLQPVFEKFPFYGGGTSDRLFEKGLCLPSGSNLSDENLKRVVQQIRAVIQASI; this is encoded by the coding sequence ATGAATGATAAAATATGGCTTTCATCCCCTCATATGGGAGAGAATGAGTTAAAGAACATAAAAGAAGCTTTTCACGACAACTGGATTGCACCCCTGGGGCCGCATGTAAACGGTTTTGAGCAGGACATTGCTGATTATCTAGGGGAGGGGGTTTATGCAGCAGCACTTAGCTCAGGCACGGCTGCTTTGCATCTGGCCCTTGTCATCCTGGGTGTAGAGGCTGGAGATGAGGTACTCTGTCAATCACTGACTTTTTCTGCTTCTGCCAATCCTATTGCTTACCAGGGCGCAACGCCAATATTTGTGGATAGCGAAGAAAAAAGCTGGAACATATCTCCCGAGCACTTGGAGTTTGCCATCAAGGATCGTATACAGAAGGGCAAAAAACCAAAAGCCATCATTGTGGTACACCTGTATGGCATGCCGGCCCAGATGGATCGGATTATGGAGATAGCAGATAAATTTGAAATACCTGTGGTAGAAGATGCTGCCGAGGCTTTAGGGGCTTCATTCAAAGGCAGAAAACTCGGTACCTTTGGTGCCATAAGCATCCTGTCTTTTAATGGAAATAAAATTATCACCACCTCAGGTGGCGGTGCTTTGGTGTCTCAGCATGAAAGATATGTGATGAGAGCACGTTTTCTGGCAACCCAGGCCAGGGATGCAGCACCACACTACCAGCATTCGAACATTGGATACAACTACAGGATGAGCAATATCTGCGCAGGGATTGGCCGTGGACAGATGGATGTGCTCGAGGAACGCGTTGCAAAAAGGCGCAGCAACTATGCCTTTTATAAAATTTCTCTCTCTGGCTATGATTCCATCCATTTTCTGGAGGAGCCTGGCGAAGAATACTTTTCCAACAGATGGCTCACCACAATACTTGTTGATGAAACAGGCGGTTTTAGCAGGGAAGATCTTAGATTAGGTTTGGAGAAAGACAACATTGAATCCAGGCCCCTGTGGAAGCCCATGCACCTGCAGCCTGTATTTGAAAAATTTCCTTTCTATGGCGGCGGCACCAGCGACAGACTTTTTGAAAAAGGGCTATGCCTCCCATCGGGTTCTAACTTAAGTGATGAGAACCTGAAGCGGGTAGTACAGCAGATTCGTGCTGTCATTCAGGCATCTATTTAA
- a CDS encoding Rieske (2Fe-2S) domain-containing protein (COG2220 Predicted Zn-dependent hydrolases of the beta-lactamase fold): MKITAIGHAGLKVQTEDATLLMDPWLSPEGNFQASWFQFPDNSHLLSDQELFKPTAIIISHEHLDHCDPWFLSRVDPEVPVIVPKYPSQILKQKILQGGKREIIEVNEWDTYEITPGTKVFFVKEPPMNHDSAIIIQANGQTLLNMNDARLFPMQLRDIKQKVGGTIHTFAFQGSGASWFPILYDFDEEQMDKLRRQKRAAKMSYCYKTMKIVEPVIGLPFAGPPCFLDPVLFDINEEMEEGIFPDQFQVAEYLESKNFTNIEVLLPGDTWDAAAEQKIGDPHWETLEDSRLDYLKKYQERRIDRIQQVYDRHPFPEESQWEPFKAYFEELLAMSPYFNEKINMKVGFEITGQGGGDWHVDFREGKEGVGKGVEDCGYIYSFESRWLPPILARDVPWEDFFLSLRFKARRNPDIYNDHLLGLLKFADQEALDEVMKFETTPMSDERITIHSDGKTYSVSRYCPHAGNDFLTSGEVLPGGIFRCLAHHYDFDLKTGECITSACDKLKVERIQ, translated from the coding sequence ATGAAAATAACAGCTATCGGACATGCTGGATTAAAAGTGCAGACGGAGGATGCAACGCTGCTAATGGATCCCTGGTTATCGCCAGAAGGCAATTTCCAGGCTTCCTGGTTCCAGTTTCCTGATAACTCCCATTTGTTGTCAGATCAGGAATTATTCAAACCTACTGCCATTATCATTTCTCATGAGCATTTAGATCATTGTGACCCATGGTTTTTGTCCAGGGTAGATCCTGAAGTTCCTGTTATTGTGCCCAAATACCCATCTCAGATCCTGAAGCAGAAAATTCTGCAGGGGGGAAAAAGAGAAATTATTGAGGTGAATGAGTGGGATACCTATGAGATTACTCCCGGCACAAAGGTCTTTTTTGTTAAAGAACCACCTATGAATCATGATTCTGCCATTATTATCCAGGCAAATGGGCAAACACTTCTAAACATGAACGATGCCCGCCTCTTCCCCATGCAGTTAAGGGACATCAAGCAAAAAGTGGGCGGAACTATCCATACTTTTGCCTTTCAGGGTTCTGGTGCATCCTGGTTTCCCATTCTGTATGATTTCGATGAGGAGCAAATGGATAAGCTCAGAAGGCAGAAAAGAGCGGCAAAAATGTCGTACTGCTATAAAACCATGAAAATTGTGGAGCCGGTCATCGGGCTTCCTTTTGCCGGACCTCCATGCTTTCTGGATCCGGTCCTGTTTGATATCAATGAAGAAATGGAAGAGGGAATATTCCCGGACCAGTTTCAGGTGGCAGAGTATCTGGAGAGTAAAAACTTCACAAACATAGAAGTTTTGTTGCCCGGGGATACCTGGGATGCGGCCGCAGAACAGAAAATTGGAGATCCTCACTGGGAGACGCTTGAGGATTCGCGTTTGGATTATCTAAAAAAATACCAGGAAAGACGAATAGATCGAATCCAGCAGGTATACGATCGTCATCCTTTTCCTGAGGAGTCTCAGTGGGAACCTTTCAAGGCATACTTCGAGGAGTTACTGGCCATGAGCCCCTATTTCAATGAAAAGATCAATATGAAGGTTGGTTTTGAAATAACAGGTCAGGGCGGAGGAGACTGGCATGTGGATTTCAGAGAAGGTAAAGAAGGTGTAGGCAAAGGGGTTGAAGATTGCGGTTACATTTATTCTTTTGAATCTCGCTGGTTGCCTCCTATTCTGGCAAGAGATGTTCCATGGGAGGATTTCTTCCTGTCGCTAAGGTTTAAAGCCAGAAGAAATCCTGACATCTACAATGATCACTTACTGGGTCTTCTGAAATTTGCCGACCAAGAGGCTCTGGATGAGGTAATGAAATTTGAAACCACACCTATGTCGGATGAAAGAATAACCATTCATTCTGATGGTAAAACCTATTCCGTTTCAAGGTATTGCCCACACGCCGGAAATGACTTCTTGACCTCGGGTGAAGTATTGCCTGGGGGCATTTTCAGATGCCTTGCCCACCATTACGACTTTGATCTGAAAACAGGCGAATGTATTACCAGCGCCTGCGACAAACTGAAAGTAGAACGTATTCAGTAA
- a CDS encoding polysaccharide biosynthesis protein CapD (COG1086 Predicted nucleoside-diphosphate sugar epimerases): MNNPVKSFLLNKALPRWIVLSIDQLINCTAFAFAFFLLFRFEFSLILRGYFFIYVGLYCLISLGVFFLMRIHTGLIRYSSLYDAYRIFTAVLASNVVYAVVAFFWVTPEYPLVAVNILSVLLVSFFISSSLLIKLRIGIKSLYHYIKYNSPDSVQEKVLIYGSDGFSVLAMQALETSGMGRLTVVGFIDTDSDKVHKHIQQKCVYHTSELEKLKYKRQIDKLVAFDEDLKSENKKQVFEKCLELGINVITIPSPDQWMSGQLSMNQMKNLKIEDLLQRSPIVIENENIASELAGKRILITGAAGSIGSEIVRQVLNYNPAMVVLCDQAETPLHELMLEVEEAFPDANLYPFVGDIQNFNRMYTLFDQFSPQLVYHAAAYKHVPMMEGNPTEAILTNVQGTKNLADLSMTFDVEKFVMISTDKAVNPTNVMGTSKRIAEIYVQSLQRMNTGHGKSNSSAPQTKFITTRFGNVLGSNGSVIPRFRAQIEKGGPVTVTHPDITRYFMTIPEAVQLVLEAGTMGKGGEIFCFDMGEPVKIVDLARKMIKLSGYKPDVDIKIIFTGLRPGEKLYEELLSKEESTAPTYHKKIQVSNVREYNYHQVSKDINELLSLNSDGDDLKVVKKMKQIVPEFISKNSKYQRLDEYSRTNK; the protein is encoded by the coding sequence ATGAATAACCCGGTAAAATCTTTTTTACTTAATAAGGCCCTGCCCAGATGGATAGTGCTTTCCATAGACCAGCTAATTAATTGCACGGCCTTTGCATTTGCTTTTTTCCTCTTGTTTCGATTTGAATTTTCATTGATCCTAAGAGGTTACTTTTTTATATATGTAGGTTTATATTGTCTGATATCTTTGGGTGTATTTTTCCTGATGAGAATTCATACAGGCCTGATACGCTACTCCAGTTTATATGATGCTTACAGGATTTTTACTGCAGTGCTGGCATCTAATGTAGTTTATGCGGTGGTTGCTTTTTTCTGGGTAACTCCGGAATATCCGCTGGTAGCAGTCAATATATTATCCGTACTGCTGGTTAGTTTTTTCATCTCATCCTCGCTGCTAATCAAGCTGCGGATAGGTATCAAGTCGCTCTATCATTATATCAAGTACAACAGCCCGGATTCAGTGCAGGAAAAGGTGCTGATCTATGGATCAGATGGATTTTCTGTACTGGCTATGCAGGCACTTGAAACCAGTGGTATGGGACGCCTTACTGTAGTTGGTTTCATTGATACAGATTCCGATAAAGTTCACAAACATATACAGCAAAAATGTGTGTACCACACCAGTGAACTGGAAAAGCTAAAATACAAAAGACAAATTGATAAACTGGTGGCCTTTGATGAAGACCTTAAATCTGAGAATAAAAAACAAGTTTTTGAAAAATGCCTCGAATTAGGCATCAATGTAATCACCATTCCATCTCCGGATCAGTGGATGTCTGGACAGCTCAGCATGAACCAGATGAAGAATTTAAAAATCGAAGATCTGCTTCAGCGTTCACCAATCGTAATAGAAAATGAAAATATTGCAAGCGAACTGGCCGGTAAACGAATACTGATAACAGGGGCTGCCGGTTCCATTGGTTCTGAAATTGTCCGTCAGGTGCTTAATTACAATCCTGCCATGGTCGTATTGTGCGATCAGGCAGAAACACCTCTGCATGAACTCATGCTTGAAGTGGAAGAGGCTTTTCCTGATGCCAATCTGTATCCATTCGTAGGAGATATTCAGAACTTTAACAGGATGTACACCCTCTTTGACCAGTTCTCCCCACAGCTGGTGTACCATGCAGCTGCTTATAAGCATGTACCCATGATGGAGGGAAACCCTACAGAAGCAATTTTAACCAATGTTCAGGGTACCAAAAACCTGGCAGATCTGTCAATGACCTTCGATGTAGAAAAGTTTGTAATGATCTCTACCGATAAGGCAGTAAATCCAACAAACGTAATGGGTACTTCCAAACGCATTGCTGAGATATACGTACAGTCGCTGCAGCGCATGAACACAGGCCATGGTAAATCGAACAGTTCAGCGCCGCAAACAAAGTTTATCACCACACGCTTTGGAAATGTGCTGGGTTCCAATGGTTCTGTTATACCTCGTTTCAGGGCGCAGATAGAAAAGGGAGGTCCTGTTACAGTGACCCACCCCGATATCACCCGCTATTTCATGACAATACCAGAAGCGGTGCAGTTAGTACTGGAAGCGGGTACCATGGGTAAAGGCGGTGAGATATTCTGCTTTGATATGGGCGAGCCGGTAAAAATCGTAGACCTGGCCAGAAAGATGATCAAACTTTCAGGATACAAGCCTGATGTTGATATCAAGATCATATTTACAGGATTAAGGCCTGGTGAAAAGCTATATGAGGAACTACTGAGCAAGGAGGAGTCTACCGCACCCACCTACCACAAAAAAATACAGGTATCCAATGTTCGGGAGTATAACTATCATCAGGTATCAAAAGACATCAATGAGCTACTTTCATTAAACAGTGATGGCGATGATCTGAAAGTAGTGAAAAAGATGAAGCAGATCGTTCCTGAATTTATAAGCAAGAATTCTAAATATCAGCGTCTGGATGAATATTCACGTACTAATAAGTAA
- a CDS encoding cytochrome c nitrate reductase, small subunit (COG3005 Nitrate/TMAO reductases, membrane-bound tetraheme cytochrome c subunit): MAAILLVAAFFGLGFYVLKLSNAVSYLSDDPKACINCHLMTPQYITWNHSSHREVAHCNDCHVPQDNLFSKFYFKAKDGLYHSSIFTLRAEPQVIQALQPSVEVIQSNCIRCHEDRVVDSKLTASVSDHAVHRTDRTCWECHREVPHGRVKSLSSVGMQIENIEVHTKEKAAIIPQWLKEQ; the protein is encoded by the coding sequence ATGGCAGCCATACTGCTGGTAGCCGCTTTCTTCGGCCTTGGTTTCTATGTGCTTAAGCTCAGTAATGCTGTCTCTTACCTATCAGACGATCCCAAAGCCTGCATCAACTGCCATTTAATGACACCGCAGTACATTACCTGGAATCACAGCTCTCACCGGGAAGTGGCACATTGCAACGACTGTCACGTACCACAGGATAATTTGTTCAGTAAGTTTTATTTCAAAGCCAAAGATGGCTTATACCACTCTTCAATTTTTACCCTAAGGGCCGAGCCACAGGTAATACAGGCCCTGCAGCCTTCTGTGGAAGTAATTCAAAGCAACTGTATCAGGTGCCATGAAGACAGGGTAGTAGACAGCAAACTTACTGCTTCTGTTTCTGATCATGCAGTACACAGAACTGACCGCACCTGCTGGGAATGCCACAGAGAAGTGCCGCACGGCCGGGTAAAAAGTCTTTCGTCAGTAGGAATGCAAATTGAAAATATAGAAGTACACACAAAGGAAAAAGCTGCCATCATTCCTCAATGGCTAAAAGAACAATAG